GAGAACAGCTATGGGCAGCTTTGTTTAGTAGTGGTAGCTTATCAGGTATGATTACTTTTTATGAATATTATCGCATGATTATTGATCATGACCATGATATTATGCAGTCCTATCAGCAGCAATACAATGAATTACAATCCAAACGCAATGAGCTTGCTGGAACCTCAGCAGAGCTGCAACAAATCGGTAGCCGACTGCAAGAACAGAAAACGCGGGTTGTACAATTGCAACGTCGCATTCATAGCGGACTGGCAGGTTCCTCGAATGCACAGGTTACACGCGAGCTGATGAATGAATTCAATGCGTATTGGGAAAATATTGGTTTATATGAAGTAAAAAATTATTTTCGTATTCTGGCGCGCTCAATGGATCAATTTCCTTCCTTTTTAAAATCTCAGCCGGATGCGGTTCAGATGCGAGGGCGTAATTATACAATTACGATCAGTGAACAACAATTAAATGATTTTTTGCATAGTCAAGCAGGTATGCCAGAAAGCTTTCAATTCCTTTTTACAGATCAGGGCATTGTAGTGAATGGCTCGGAAGGAAATCTGAAGCTGGAGATTACCGGACATTACGAAGTGGAAGAACAGCCACAAAATTCCCTTCGATTCCATGTAGACCGTTTGGTATTCAATGGTCTGACATTACCAGACACCACTAGCCAATCGTTAGAAAACCAGTTTGATCTTGGCTTTTATCCGGGGCAGATTATTTCGTATCTCAAAGCGAAACAGGTGATCATGACCGGGCAGAATATGCAGATTGAGCTGCAATTATCTCTCTAACAATGAAATCAGTACCTTGTCATAACCAAAAAACGCCGAGCTGCGAATAGCAGTCGGCGTTTTTTTGATTATGGTGCCTTGATTCATATCACATGATACGTGTTACAGTAGATAATCCTTCACCAATTCGTACATGAAAGCCATTCGCAGTCTAGAGCAGATCGGCAGCAAGTTGAGCGAGTTTGGAGCGCTCGCCTTTCTCCAGCGTAATGTGACCGCTAATGCCTTCTTGTTTGAAATGCTCGACTACATGCGTTAATCCATTACTGATGGAATCCAAATACGGATGGTCAATCTGATCTGGGTCACCGACGAGTACAATTTTACTACCTTCACCAACACGGGATACGATGGTTTTCACTTCGTGGCGAGACAGATTTTGTGCTTCATCAATAATGATAAACTGCCCCGGAATCGAGCGACCACGAATATAGGTGAGTGCTTCCACTTGAATACTACCAAGCCCCATCAGAATTTTATCAATATCGCCAGCTTTTTTCGTATCAAATAGAAATTCCAGATTATCGTAAATCGGCTGCATCCACGGACGTAGCTTTTCATCCTTTTCTCCCGGAAGATATCCAATGTCTTTCCCCATCGGTACTACCGGACGAGCGATCAGCAATTTTTTGTATTTTTGCTCGTCTTCGACTTTGGACAGAGACGCGGCAAGCGCTAGCAGCGTTTTACCAGTTCCTGCTTTCCCATTGATTGTTACGAGCGGAATATCATCATTAAGCAGCAGTTCCAGCGCCATCCGCTGTTGCGCATTACGGGCAGCGATGCCCCATACCGGCTCATTACTCAGGAATAGCGGCTCCAATCGGCTACTATCGGCACTCACTTTGAGCAATGCCGATTTGGCGCTGCCCATTTCGTCTTTTAAAATAACAAATTCATTCGGATGCAATACATAACTGAGATGTAACGAAGATACCGGCAAAAACCGATGGCTATAAAATTCATCAATCACCGATGGATGTACCTTGAACGTTGTATAGCCTGTATACATCTCATTCGGCTCGGCAGCACGGTCGGATAAATAATCTTCGGTCTGTACGCCAAGTACATCTGCTTTGACCCGAACAAGCACATCCTTACTAACCAGTACAACGTGACGACCACTATGGGCTTCGTCCTCTTCCATTTTATAGTTTAGTGCGACCGCCAAAATGCGGTTATCGTTTGTAATCTCGCCAAACATTTCCTGCACGCGAGCAAAGCTGCGATGGTTCAATTCCACACGGAGCGTACCGCCGCTTTCCAGCTGTACTCCATCATGCAAATGACCTATTTCACGCAGTGCATCCAATGAACGGGAGACACCACGGGCATTACGACCAATCTCGTCGGCATTGCGTTTTTTGGAATCAATCTCTTCCAAAACAACGGCGGGGATAATCACATCATTTTCCTCAAAAGCGAAAATGGCATTCGGATCGTGAAGAAGCACATTGGTATCCAATACAAAAATCTTTTTCATGGAGAGTCCCCCCTGGGTACGAATTGTTTGTGATCGCTGATGCCTCCAGTTGATGCTTCCCGCTTCCTGAACCGCCAAGCCTCACCCTCCTCTGAATGAAAACCAAAAAAGCCTGACTGTGTTCAAAGCCAGACCTTTCCCATCCCATATACAGGCGTACACCATTGCTTGTCTTGAACATCTCCATGACAGCAGACGAGGGCAATATTCATCATTCCACAACAGGTAACAACGTTGCAGCTTGCAGTGATGTATATCGATTGCGGCATACGAATGTCCCCCAGTCACTTGCTTGAATGTCTGTAAAGGTAGATGCAAGCATAGTATAGCACAAATATTGCACATGTAAAACGTGAGGATTGTTGTCTTGGTTTCTTGCGATTTCTATATTATCCTGCTTGTTATACAAAGACTCTAACTCCAATAACAGCCCAAATAAAAAACGACCCACCTTCTCCTGAATAGGAAAAGGTGGGTCGCTTGATGTAAATGGACGATCGTACTAATCGCAGAGCACATGCCATCATCTATACGCGTATACATGTACAAAATTAGCATCTACCGGATGCGTTTCTTTCATGTATCCGCATGAGATCATTGTGCAGATGTTGAGCTGTTCGTACTTTCTGTTGTTGATGTGCTATCAAACTGATCGTTATGCGTTGCTGTACCGTTCAGTTCGTCCTGCAATGCTTGTTTGGCATTGGCAAGCTCGGTTTCGTTGATATACACATACGGACTACGCCAGTCACCAGTAACTGGCATGTACTTGATATTCGCTTTCGGAATATTCCAGTACGTAGTCAGCAGGTTGGTAAATTGGCTGCCTTCGATATCGGTTTCCATATTATCGTCGACCGATTGGATAATCGAGCTAAGCTTTGTTACACCACTGAACGACTGAATTTTGTCGACAACCGAATTCAGTACTTCGTTCTGACGTTTATTACGGTCAAAGTCGCTGGATTCCTGCGTACGCGGGCTACAGCCGCTACCGGAATGACGGTAACGTACATAACCGAGCGCTTTTTCGCCGTCCAGATGCTGTGGACCTTTTTTGATATTGATATTGGTGCCATCGGCGTTATCGATATAACACATATCCATGGTGGCATTCACATCCACGCCTCCAACTGCATTGACGACATCACTGAAGCCTTGGAAGTTGAGGATCGTTGTATAATCTACATCGACGCCGAGGTATTTGCCCAACATGGTTTGCATTTCTTGCATCGCATTGTTGGTACCTTCTTTTTTATCCTTTGCATAAAACTTCGGATAATAGGAATTGAGCTTGTTCGGAATATAGCCCTCCAGCTGGAAGTATGTATCCCGTGGCAAGGAAACAATCGTTGCCGATTTGGTATCTGGATTTAGCGTAGCGACCATCACGACGTCTGTGAGACGTGTTCCGGTTTCTTTACGATAATCCGTTCCAAGCAGCATCATCGTAATCGGTTTTTCTTTCGCCGATTTCGCTGGCACTCTCGTATCAACCACACCGCTATTCGGCGTTGTGCCTATCCCGCCGCCCTTGCCATCAAACATATTTTCAACCTGCCAATACAGGTAACCTGCGTAACCCATTACACCGACAATTGCCAGCAGAATGATAATTAGCAGAATTTGCATAAAGCGCTTGAAGCCGCTTGCTTTTTTCTTTTGCTTTTTCTTGGACTTGGGAGCGCCTGTCTTCTGCGTCTTACTCCCCGCGCGCGGCGGCAGTCCACCTGTCGTCGTACTCATTGCTCTCAACACCTGTTCCATCGTATTTAGCGTTTGATCTTCAAAACGCGAGGTTAGATACCAATGACTTTTACAAATCACCATACCCTACCTACTTAGATAAGGGAAGGTGACTGAACCATAATCACCGATCAGATCAGTGTTATCGTTCAGCCACCTAATATAATGAACAATTCAGGCTACAATTGCAACTTAACGGCCAGCTTCCGCTGTTTTACGGTGTTTTTCCGCACGCTCGCGTTCGCTCTTATTCAAGATTTTCTTACGCAGGCGAATCGCTTTTGGCGTAATTTCACAATATTCATCGTCATTCAGATATTCCAGTGCTTGCTCCAGAGAGAACAGACGTGGAGTTTTCATTTTGACGGTATCATCTTTTGTTGCGGAACGTACGTTAGTCAGTTGTTTTTCTTTACAGATGTTAACGACGATATCGTTATCACGTGTGTGCTCACCAACGATCATGCCTTCGTAGATCTCAGCGCCCGGTTCAACGAACAGTGTACCGCGATCTTCAACAGACAGGATACCGTACAGTGTGGAAGAACCATTTTCACTGGATACGAGTACGCCTTGGTGACGTCCGCCAACTTGACCAGCTACGAGTGGACCATAGCTATCAAACGCGTGGTTCATAATACCGTAACCACGAGTCAGTGTCAGGAAGTACGTACGATAACCAATCAGACCACGTGCTGGAATCAGGAACTCCAGACGAACTTGACCGGAACCGTTGTTCACCATGTTTACCATTTCAGCTTTGCGTGTTCCGAGACTTTCCATAACGGAACCCATGCTTTCTTCTGGTACATCAATCATCAGACGCTCGATTGGCTCCATGCGTACGCCATCGATTTCGCGAACGATAACTTCAGGTTTGGATACTTGCAGCTCGTAGCCTTCACGACGCATGTTCTCAATCAGAATACCGAGGTGAAGCTCACCGCGACCCGATACGACATACGCATCTGGGCTATCTGTTTCGTCAACGCGCAGACTCACGTCTGTTTCCAGTTCTTTGAACAGGCGATCACGCAGACGACGGGAAGTTACCCATTTGCCTTCGCGGCCCGCGAACGGACTGTTGTTTACGAGGAATGTCATTTGCAGTGTAGGCTCATCGATTTTCAGAACCGGCAATGCTTCTGGGTTTTGTGAATCAGCGATTGTTTCACCGATGTTGATGTCTTTGATACCAGCGATTGCGATGATGTCACCGCCGCCTGCTTCTTCAACTTCAACACGTTTCAGACCTTGGAAGCCAAACAGTTTCTCGATACGAGCTGTTTTCTTCTGGCCTTCACGATTGATAACTGTTACGGATTGACCTTGACGGATAATACCACGGTTTACACGACCAACCGCAATACGTCCCAGGTATTCGTTATAGTCCATCAGTGTAACGAGGAATTGCAGTGGTTGTTCTACGTCTTCTGTTGGTGCCGGAATGTGGCTAACAACTGTTTCGTAGATCGCTTGCATGTTGTCATCCTGTTTTGCAGGATCATCTTCCATACTGGATGTACCGTTCAGTGCGGATGCGTACACAACTGGGAAGTCCAGTTGCTCGTCATTAGCGCCCAACTCGATAAACAGTTCCAGTACTTCATCAATAACTTCTGCCGGACGTGCTGCCGGACGGTCGATTTTGTTCACGACAACGATTGGAGTCAGGTTGTGCTCCAATGCTTTGCGCAGAACGAATTTCGTTTGTGGCATACAACCTTCGTAAGCGTCAACGACGAGCAGTACGCCGTCAACCATTTTCATGATACGTTCCACTTCACCACCGAAATCGGCGTGTCCTGGTGTATCCACGATGTTGATCAGATAGTCTTTATAGGTAATTGCTGTATTTTTAGCCAAAATCGTAATACCGCGTTCGCGTTCCAGATCGTTAGAATCCATTGCGCGCTCCTGCAAAGTCTCATGATCGCGGAAAATGCCGGATTGTTGCAACAGTTTATCCACCAGTGTTGTTTTACCGTGGTCAACGTGGGCAATAATGGCGATATTGCGGATATTTTCTCTCAAATGCATAAAATTCTCCAAATCCTCTCCATAAAAGGAGCGCCGGTCATTGAAGCCGACGCTCTACTGTTTATTATGAAAACCTAATGAAAACCGTCATTCCTAAATTGATTCATTATTCATTATACGTTATAAATCGCATAAAGCAAGAAAAATCGGTTCATAAACGAGGTCTTTTATATCCATTTTTCGTAAAAAAGAGCCATACCCCGCCACTAATCAATACAATTGCGATAATGTACAGCAAAACGCTGCCCAGAATACTGATCAGTAGCAATAGAGCGGATAGCAAGCCAAGCAGAATCGCTCCAATGCCAATGCGTCGGTCTACCCGGAAGGGCGACAACGCATAATACTCATACATACCGAGCGCAACTCCGGTAATGAGCAGCGGCCATAGATAATCCATCAGCCACCAACCCCATGTATTGCAAAGGAAAAATAAAATACCATATACGGTCAACATCCCCGCAGGTACTAACCAATACGACGGCAGGCTGCGGCTTAAATAAAATAATTGCAGCATAATCCCCGGCAGCAAAATAAGCAGCGGCCAAAACGCATGTCCAATAAAGCTAAACACACCCAATTTACCGAGTAAAATGATCAACCCGGCTACAATCATACCTGCTATAATCATCCCCTGATTTCGATTCATCGTAATCCCCCCCTATGTCCCGGCATCCTTGCATACGGTATTGCTTCGATACTGAAAGTTACTTCCCGCCTATGCGTTTAGCCACATCGATCGTTTTAGACCTGAAACGTAGCATCTCTACATGAAGTATGGCAAATGTTCATGTCGTATTGATGAACAGATGCGTACCCTAACAAGCCTATTTTATTATGACATATCCCCTCTACCTACGCGTCAATAATATGGTGCAATCATTATGATAGGATCTATTGCCAGATCACAGTATGATCATACAAAACGTTTAAGCAATCCAGCGTTCTGGTTATTATTAGATGATGTGCAACGTAATGAATACTTCATACGTATGCTTTAACATACCTTTTATTTGAAGCCATACGCCTGTTTGTTACAGTCCATATTATGTGTTGCAGAGCATACTACTGTCGAGAAAATGTGCCTGCTTATTATATCGGTCAATCTGTAGCAAAATTGGAGTCTGACGCACAAATGAACTTATTTATACTCAAGGAGTGAATGATATGGATATTACTCAGGCGACATTTTGGCTTTCCCTACTCAATATTATCTTTATCGACCTGATCCTTGCCGGTGACAATGCCATCGTTATCGGACTAGCTGCACGCAAATTGCCGCAGCAAACACAGAAAAAAGCAATTCTCTACGGTATGTTCGGTGCAGTGATTATCCGTATCGCGGCAACCGTCGTTGTCGTTTGGCTGCTGCAAATTCCGTGGTTACTTGTTGTCGGCGGTATACTACTGATCGCAATCGCCTATAAGCTGTTGACCGATAATGACGATCATAATGATGTCAAAGCCGGTACATCGCTTTGGAGCGCAGTCTGGACGATCATCGTTGCCGATGCGGCGATGGGTCTAGATAATGTCATCGCTGTTGCTGGTGCTGCCAATCAGCATATCGGTCTAGTAATCATCGGTCTGTGTATTAGCGTACCGATTGTTGTATGGGGTAGTACAATCTTTATCAAGCTAACGACCCGTTTCCCATGGATCATTTATGTAGGTAGTGCCGTGCTGGCGTATACCGCTTCGCATATGATCACAGAGGAAAGTCGTTTGGATTCTATCTTCGGTGCTCACACGCTATGGAGCTGGATCTTTATCGCAGCTGTGATCATTGGCGTTCTGCTCGCTGGGTATTTACGTAATCGGCAGGTTGCTGGACGGACAAGTGAAACGAGCGAGTAAGATGATTGGTTTTGGAGTAGATGTCGATACACATTTAAATCTGGCTTGAGCTTGCATGTTTATTTTCAAAAACTCGATTTAGCTTGTGTTGCCGCTACGCTGGATGGATAGAGCAAGCTAAATGAATACAGCTTTCATATCAAAACGGCACCCGATCCGCTCGGATGAGATACATGAGCGGATCGGGTGCCGTTTTTTGTGTATTCTATTTAAGCGAAAACAACTGCCATTACAATCGCCGTATCAAATTTGTTGCAGTTGTAAGCTTGTATTGCCTTTGATCGCACTTGTGATTGATATTAAAACCAATCCTGTTCCTCAGTCGTAGCAACTGCGGATAATACGGGCGACATGCCTGGTGTAATTTCAATCAACTCGGTCTGTTCTACAGCGCGCGCAATCATAACGTCCATATCCAAATGCTCCTCAATCTTTTCAACAATCCAGCGGTTCGGATTGGTTGCTGGTGAACGTGGGACAAAGAGGGTACAGCAATCTTCATACGGCAAAATGGATAACTCGTACGTACCAATCTGCTGTGCAACCTCGATAATCTCGTCTTTATCCTGCATAACTAGCGGACGTAGCAATGGCAACTCAGTTGCGCGTTCAATCACATTCATGCTATTCAGCGTCTGACTTGCTACCTGACCGAGACTTTCGCCAGTCACAATGGCTAGCGCTTTGCGTTCTTCTGCTAGACGCGTCGTAATACGCAGCATAGCGCGCCGCATCAGTGTAATCATCAGATTATCCTGACCAGTTGTGGTAAACGCAGTTTGAATCTCAGTAAATGGCACGACATGCAGCTTGATCTTGCCAGCAAAGCCGGACAACACTCGGGTAAGGTCGACGACCTTTTCCTTTGCTCGCTCACTTGTGAATGGGTAGCTGTGGAAATGCACACATTCGATTTCCAGACCGCGCTTCATCGCGTACCAGCCTGCTACCGGACTGTCGATCCCACCGGACAGCATTAGCATCGCTTTCCCATTGCTTCCGCGTGGAAATCCACCAACCGCAGGGATAATTTGACTATAAATGTACGCCGCATCTTCGCGTACTTCAATCCGCAGCTCGATTTGTGGCTGACGCACATCCACTTTCAGCAGCGGATGTTCACGCAATACCGGTGAGCTGATCAGCCGATTCAATTCGTGGGACGAATGAGGAAATGCCTTCCATACCCGTCGCGCGGTTACTTTGAAGGTCGTCTCCTGCTCCAGATGATGTTCAGCAATCAGATCAAGCGCCGCTTGAATGATTGGCTCTAATTCTGGCTGTGTTTGCTTGACGGGAATGATGTCCATGATACCGAATATATTTTTCAATTTAGGAATCAATTGCTCTGCGGATACATCGCCAGTTTGCACATACATTCTGCCGTATTCACGCTGCAATCGTGCCTGTGGATACGGTCGAAGCACTTCGCGTACATGCTCAGCAATCGTTTTTTCAAAACGTCCCCTGTTTTTGCCTTTTAATGTGATCTCGCCTAGCCGAAGCATCAGGCGATCAATCTGTTCCATCATGACATTGATCTCCTCTCAAGCGGTCGCAGTGCCGTAACAATCTGCTTCAGCGCTGCTGCCAATTGACGTATATCTTCTAACGTATGTTCATCGCCAAGACTAATGCGAATGCCACCAGTTGCCTGTTCTGCACTCATGCCCATAGCCATCAGTACCCGACTCGGCTGCGCCCGACGTGAGGAGCAAGCTGATTGTGTGGATACAAGGTATCCTTGCTGCTCCAGACTGTGCAGTACCACTTCGGCTTTCATGCCGGGATAGGTAAAATGTACAATATGAGGCGCGCATTGTTTAACCTCAGTCAGTACTAGACCGGGAATGTTGCCGATGAGTGCACGCAGTTCATGCGACAATGTGGACAAATGTTGCTGCTGCTGTGGTTGACGCTCCGATGCTAAACGTAGCGCTTTAGTCATCCCAGCGATACCAGCTACATGCTCAGTACCAGAACGGTATCCATGCTCCTGCCCACCACCTGCTAGCAGTGGAAACAGTTCGATCCCCTGACGTACATATAGCAGTCCCGTCCCCCGTGGACCACGTAATTTATGAGCAGACAGGCTATAGAGATCAATGATGCCAGTGTGTAAGGGTAGTGCAGCAATTTTACCAAATGCTTGCACTCCATCTACATGAATCACAGTACGTGGATGATGCTGCCTAATCCAACGTGCCGCCGCCTCTACAGGTTGAATCGCTCCCGTTTCGTTATTCACGTGCATCATGCTAAATATAATGGTATCGGCACGAAAAGCCTGCTGAATACGCTCCAACGCAATGGTGCCATCCGGCTCAGGATTCACATAGCTCACGTCAAAGCCCATCTGCTCTAGCTGACGACAGGACTCATAGACAGAAGCATGCTCGATGCTTGTCGTTACGATATGACCCTGCATTCGTCCACGACGCATCGCCGCCCCTTTGATCGCCAAATTATTGCTTTCGGTCGCGCCGGAAGTGAATACCAGCTCTTGCGGCTGCACGCCTAACACACCCGCACTGACTTCACGCGCACGACGAAGGAGTCGATCTGCTTCTTCCCCATATCGATGTAACGAAGAAGGATTTCCATAATGCTGTTGCATCATGTCCGACATCGCGCGTACTACCTCAGGATACGGAGGTGTCGTTGCCGCATAATCAAAATAGTTCATCTGACATTCCTCCTGCAAACTCGGAATTAACAAGCAAAAAGATCAAAGAGGGAGGTCAGGCTCCACTCTTTGATCTCTGGTTTATATGCAATGAAGTTCATCGTTTCGCCAGAACAGGACGTAACCTGCTGTGGCTTATTATATCATAATGTGCCTGTGTTGACTGCCATATGATACTTTATACGGTAAATGATTATCGTTCTAAGAAATCGTTTGTGTGAAAACAGACTGTAGATTATAGAGCGTATTTTTGCTGTGCGGTTTCTACTTTGCTGATGTAACGTTGGGTTTCTTTTGGCAGCTGATCAAATTTAGCCATCAGCTCTTGATCGTTAGTAATACCCAGACGCTGCAAGCGGCCTGGACCAGCATTGTACGCAGCCAATGCTGTTTTAACATTATTGTCATAACGCTTCAGTTGATAAGAAATGTATTTGGTTCCGCCATCGATATTTTGTGCAGGGTCAAACGAATTGCTTACACCCAGACCTGCTGCGGTTCCGTCCATCAGCTGCATCAGTCCTTTGGCACCAGCAGAAGATCCGGCGTTCGGGTTAAAGGACGATTCCACATCAATAATCCCTTTAATCAGAGATTCTGGAATGCCATACTTGCTGCTCGCTGTACGGATAATGTCATTGTAGGCGGTATCTTTGCTTGCACCACCGCCACCCATTCCTTGCAAACTGGACAGCGCATTGCTCACAGCACTGCTTGCATCTGCTCCGCCAATACCAGTAGAGGACAATAAGCTTCCCAGATCACTACTGGAATCAACTGCACCAAGACGGGCTGTCAAAGTAGAGCTGTCCGGGTCTACATCCGGCAATTGATCAAAGTTTTGCCACGGGTCTACCGAGCCTGCGGTCGCTGTGCTGCTTGCACCGTACGTGTTACCTGCTACGGTCGCAGCTGTACCGTCAGACATCAATTTTGCCATCGTGGTCATGCTGGAACCGGAGCCTTTGGCATCACTGGATGTACCGAGATTCTGATCCAGCATCATTTGAAACAGCTGATCAGTATCGTCGGTATTCACATCCACCCCATCTGTACTGCCTCCACCGGAAGCATTCAAATATCGCATTTCCAGCAACTGTTTTGCCGTGTTTGCATCGATTTGCATGTGCGCTGTATCTCCTGTCTGTTTATCAAGAATGGGTTTGTACAACTGTTAACTTCGTCAATCTGTCATTTCGTATTTAAAAGAACAAGGTCATTGTTTATGTGTACGATTGAAGAGATAGTGTATGGAGCATATCATTTGCAGTCATCTTGTGATCTGCTTTTATTTTACTGCCATTTCCGCGCTTCGGCTATAAGAAGAACGGGGGATTATAAGAAGGGAAATCACACACAAAATCTGCATATATCCGCTGATTTTCTATAGTCTGTGCTGAATTTGGCAAGTATAGAGAATCGAATAGGAAGTCCTTCCTGGTGATATGCCTATTCTCCCGAAGTGCTTGCTGGTGTCTAGTATGCTTTCGTCCACATATGGTATGGCGTTCCTTCTATAAAGCCTAGTTTCAATGCCAATTTACGTGAAGCGTCATTATCAGCCAAACAATCCCAGCGAGGGTATAGACCACGTCGGATACATTCTTGGATAAAAGCATGCGCAACAATCTGTGCCAATCCTTTTCCTCGATGATCCTTGTGCGTTTCAATATCGATCTCTGCACAGATGTCATTAGCAATAATCGAAATACAAGCGCATACTGGCTCTTCTTCATACCAGATGGCATAACCAAAACCATGCTGAAGATAGTTTTCCACACTGCCCCAGTACGTCTTAATATAGTTTTCGTCATATGCACTACTTTTTTGAATAACAGCAGCATTTATTTTTTCTAAGCTATATCCTACAGGCAATGAAGGCATGGAACGTTGCGTATCTGTTTGTTGATAATAAAAAGGGATTCGTCTAAGAGCGGTAAGCGGAATAGGAGTAACAGCTTCAATACATTCGTCCCAATCCGCGTCTGACGAGAATAACAAAAACTTTTTACCGTTATGCATGTCATATTGCCAGCTTTGCTCGAATTTGCGACGCAGAAATTCTCTATCAGGCTTACCGCTAATATGATGCCATCCTAGAGAAGCTGATACTAATTGTATAGACAGTTGATGTGAGAACAGCTTTAGTTCAGACTGATTTGTGGAAGACTGTACATAATACGGATTAAAATCAAAGGGAATCTGCTTACAATCTTCACTAGAGACAGCTTCTACTGATCCTTCCCATAACTGATACTGTACAGAATAGACAAATGTCGGACAATGCTGTTCCAATCGATAGGAGTAGTCAATGATTTTATTTCTAGATGCATCATTTGTATTATGTATAGGGTGCGTCTCTTCTTTCATATATGATTCTTCCTTTCGAAAGCTATTTGTATGGAAATAGCTGATCATACTTAATTTTTTGTTTGTTCTTTAGGTGAATGCCTCAAAACAACCCATCTTTAAAATCCATATTTTTAACATCTATATGTTATTAAAAATAACTAATTATGATAAATAAAATTACACACCAGTCCCGATCTCTACCATACATACTATCCTTCTCTACGTTAGAAGTTATATTTTCTACTGCTGTGTATAGAAATATAGACTAGCTAGTATGGCTCACTTTCTTTGGCTTTCACCACTACACACCTTTATGTTTCGTTTATTATATTCTTTCTGCTGTATGT
The DNA window shown above is from Paenibacillus sp. JQZ6Y-1 and carries:
- a CDS encoding lytic transglycosylase domain-containing protein yields the protein MQIDANTAKQLLEMRYLNASGGGSTDGVDVNTDDTDQLFQMMLDQNLGTSSDAKGSGSSMTTMAKLMSDGTAATVAGNTYGASSTATAGSVDPWQNFDQLPDVDPDSSTLTARLGAVDSSSDLGSLLSSTGIGGADASSAVSNALSSLQGMGGGGASKDTAYNDIIRTASSKYGIPESLIKGIIDVESSFNPNAGSSAGAKGLMQLMDGTAAGLGVSNSFDPAQNIDGGTKYISYQLKRYDNNVKTALAAYNAGPGRLQRLGITNDQELMAKFDQLPKETQRYISKVETAQQKYAL
- a CDS encoding GNAT family N-acetyltransferase — its product is MKEETHPIHNTNDASRNKIIDYSYRLEQHCPTFVYSVQYQLWEGSVEAVSSEDCKQIPFDFNPYYVQSSTNQSELKLFSHQLSIQLVSASLGWHHISGKPDREFLRRKFEQSWQYDMHNGKKFLLFSSDADWDECIEAVTPIPLTALRRIPFYYQQTDTQRSMPSLPVGYSLEKINAAVIQKSSAYDENYIKTYWGSVENYLQHGFGYAIWYEEEPVCACISIIANDICAEIDIETHKDHRGKGLAQIVAHAFIQECIRRGLYPRWDCLADNDASRKLALKLGFIEGTPYHMWTKAY